The nucleotide window CTGCTTCTCCAATTCCCAATAATACTCTAGTTACTATAAAGTAAAAAGTTGAGAAAGCAAATACATTAATAGCTTGTACAGCCCCCCAAAGGATTGCAAATCTACTAAAAACCCTTTTAGGTCCGTACTTGTCCAAAAAATAACCAACTAAAGGGTTCATTATAAGATATCCAAAAGTGAAACCATCTCCAATTATTCCAGCTTCAAAAGAACTTATGTGGAATTCACTTTTTAGTACTGGTAGTGCAGTATTGATTAGCCCCCTATCTATGTAGTCTACTATAATTAATGCAAATATAATCAGAACGATCTTCCATCTTAGATTTCCTTTCATTAGTGAAGAATATAATTAGATATATATAAGTTATTACGTTTACAAGTTTATTAAAAAGACTGAATGATAGTAAATAGTTTAAATTTACGATATATACTTAACTTGAAAAGTTATTTTCGAATTCTTATGACTTAATACCTCATCACATTTAATCCTATCTAAACCGTTTAACCAGTCGATAAACCTCTTCACATTTTTAAGAAATAGGATTCCATTTAACTATGGCTCTAATCACACTAATTATCTTGAGACCCTAGAGAGGAAGGGATTAGTTATCTTAAAGAAATAAGGTTTTACCGATCTCCTTAAATAGCATCGTTAAGGATTTTTAACCTATAGCTAATATATTATTTAATGAATCCAGAAAGGTTTTTGACAACTTTCCATTCGTTAACTAATATAGGTTGGACTGAGGACGGAGTACTGAGGCTTGCTTTAAATGAATATGATATAAAAGTAAGAGAGGAACTAATAAAAATTCTATCGAGTATAGGTGTTCACATAATGGTCGATGATGCCGGAAATATAATTGGAGAATTAGGTGGTAAACTAAGTGATGCTATTGCGATTGGATCACATATGGATTCCGTGCCTTATGGAGGAAAATACGACGGTTTTTATGGCGTTATGGCGGGACTTGAAGTATTACGAAGTATTAAAGAGAGAGGCATATCTAATCATTCTATTAAACTTATAGATTTTACGAATGAAGAGGGTTCTAGATTTCAACCCTCACTTCTAGGCTCGGGATTAACCACAGGTATCTTCGATAAAAACTACGTCTACTCAAGGAGAGATAAGGATAATATAAGTTTTGAGGAAGCGTTAAGGGTTTCCGGATTTATGGGAGATGAAAGCAATAGACTAATGCATATGAAGCCTAACTACTATCTAGAGCTTCACATAGAACAAGGTCCAATTTTAGAGGAAGAGGGGTATCAAATTGGAATACCTTTAGGAATTGCTGGTTTAAGCGTATATGAATTCACATTTAAGGGTCAGTCTAGTCAAACCGGACCTACACCAATGGATAGGAGAAGGGATGCCCTAGTAGGCGCATCTAAATTCGTAGTTAGCGTTAGGGATCACGCAAAGAAGCAGGAAAACTTAAGGGCCACTGTTGGTATACTTAATGTTAAACCAAATGTATACAACGCTATACCTAGGGAAGTCAGACTCACTGTTGACGTTAGGAGTATTGAGAGGAATAGAATAGATCACACTATAAATGAATTTGTTAATATTGCAAAAAGTATTGCCGACGACGAGAAACTAGAAGTTGAATATAGGCATCTGTGGACAGCTAATCCTGTGAGTTTTTCCGACGAAGTCATTAGTGTTATAGAAAGAGCGTGTAAAGAGTTAAGCATGAGATATAAGTTTATGTATAGTTGGGCAGGGCATGATGCACAGTATATGACGAAGATTTCTAAAGTCGGCATGATATTTATTCCATCTCATTTAGGCATTAGTCACGCAAAGGAAGAATACTCCTCAGATGAGGATATGTTAAACGGGCTAAGAGTACTAGAGAAAGCTGTAGAACTTTTAAACAGTTGATGATTATATTCAATTTTTGTACTAATTTTAATCATCTGTGTAAAAAGCTTATAACCCTTGCTTATAAAAATAAGATAGAATATGGGAGAAATAGAAGATAAGAAAATTATTAGGGATCATACTTTCAAAACGTGGAGTAAACAAAAGGGATGGGATCCCATAATCGTATCAAGTGCAAAGGGAGTCTACTTTTATGATGTGGAGGGAAAGAAATATTTAGACTTTTCATCGCAATTCGTTAATGTAAATTTGGGATATGGAAATGAAAGGGTTATAAACAGTATAAAGGAACAGCTTGATAGGTTACAGTATATTAATCCCTCATTCGGTGCGGATATTAGAGTTAAGGCTACAAAAGCTTTACTTAAGGTTATGCCTAGGAATATTAGTAAGTTTTTTTACTCTACCTCTGGCACTGAGGCTAATGAAGCTGCAATTAAGATATCTAGGTTTTACAAGAAGCCGAGATATAAGATTCTGGCTAGATATAGGTCATACCATGGATCCACTGAGGGATCCATATCTTTAACTGGGGATTATAGAAGGTGGTTTGTTGAACCCAACACTATGAATGGAGTAGTGCGAATACCAGAACCTTACTGCTTTAGGTGTCCACTTAAGCTAAAATACCCTGATTGTGGAATAGCATGTGCGACCTATGTTGATTACGTTATTAGGCAAGAAAAGAACGTCGCTGCTATGATTATTGAACCAATAACCGGTACCAATGGTGTTATAGTACCTCCTAAAGAATATATGCCTTTAATAAGGAAGATAGCTAAGGAAAATGACGTTTTGTTTATAGCGGATGAAGTTATGACTGGCTGGGGAAGAGTAGGGGAGTGGTTCGCTGTAAACTTATGGGATATTCACCCTGACATTTTAACTACTGCCAAGGGTGCTTCTGCATCTTACGTCCCAATTGGAATAACTGGAGTAAGTAAAGAGATAGGAGAGTTTTTTGAAGACGAGGTTTTTGCGCATGGACATACTTTTGAGGCTCATCCAGTTTCACTGTCAGCTATCCCAGCGGTAATAGAAGAGTATGAAAGATTGAACATTCTTTCTCATGTGAAAGTAATGGGGGATTATTTGGGTAAGAGGCTTCAAGAGTTAAAGGAGAGGCACAGAAGTATCGGCGATGTGAGAGGAGTTGGGTTATTCTGGGCAATTGAGTTGGTAAAGGATAAAAATAATACTCCATTTGGTGGGTATGATGATAAATATGAGGGTTATACTACATTTGTTGACGTTTTAGCTAGGAGACTCCTAATAGAGAAAAATACTTATGTCTATAACGGTCCCTCATGGTTTATAATCTCACCTCCTTTAATAATAAATAAAGAGGAAATAGACGAGGGCGTAGATGCTATAGATGATATACTAAAGGAGGCTGATAAAGAATTTAATAATTAGTAATAATAGAACTACTATAGTTAATATGAAAGCAGTTCCTCAAATTAATAATTTTTTATCTTAATGGGGGTTAAGGGGGCAGAAGACTAATCCGTAACGGTAGACCAAAAATCATTTTACAAAAATAATTCTGGTTGAGTAATATCAGATTCTGGAAAAATAATAGAAATTATAGCTTTGTCAAGAATTCAACAACTGAAGAAAGGTTTAAGGTGAGGAAGCCGGCATTATCACGTGGTGAATTTAAGGTGGTAACACCGGGTCTTCCCCACTAAAATAATCTTCAACAAATAGCACATAAATTACTTTCCATGTTGAACTTCAAGGGAAAGAAGGCAGAGGAAGTAGCGAGAGTTCTGGTCTCCGCGTGCTTGTGGAACGACTCTGTAGAGGGCAGATCCAAAGGGTACAACGTATCACCACAAACCGTGAGGAACTACGTTAGTATTTTGGAAAAGTTCTTAGACTATGATCTAGTGGTATATCCTTTGTCTAAAGCTATAAACTTTCTGAAAGCACTAGTGAAAGAGCAGGGAAATGGGGTAATCGAGAAACTCCTGGAGTCCATGAGAAGAATTTCCATGGAGATGCTCAAGGGAGTGAAGGAAGTAGACATCTCCATAGACTGGACAACCAAGACGTGGTACGGTAAGCCGGTGAAGGGACTAGGTAGTTCGGCCAAGGGGAACTCGTATAACTACGCCACTGCCACCACGAAGTACAAGGGAATGGTGCTCTTCCTGGTCTTCGTTCCCCAAGTTAACGGGATGACCAAGGACGAGATCGTGAAGTTCCTCATGGAGTAAATTACGGGAATGGGCTTCAAGGTGAGGCTCGTAACCCTGGACACGGGCTTCTACACTGTAGAAGTCCTCAAGTTTATATCGCAGTTCAAGTACGTGATCGGAGTTCCCGTGGAGGACGTGAAGGCGTTCAGTAATAAATCTTTCGGTCGAATTTTGAGCATAGTATCAGCTACTATTGCCACGCGGACTCTTTCAATCCGCGTGATAGGGGAGGGTCACGTCACCTCATAAGGTTTATTATTATACCAAACACTCCACACAATCCTAGCCAACTTCCTAGCTAAGGCAGTGTACAGTTTCCTACCCTTCAGTTTATCCTTGTGAGCTTCGTGGAACTTAAGGAGAGTAGGGTTACGCGAATATTGAGTCTCGGCAAGGAAATAAAACAAGCTACCCAAATACTTGTTACCCCTCTTGGAGATACCCTTTCTAACCTCAATCCTACCACTCCTCTCAACCACCGGGTCTAAACCGCAATAAGCAACGAAGGATTCAGGTCTTGGGAAGCGCTTAATATCACCCACAATCCCAATTATAATCCCAGCTGCCAGTTTCCCTATTCCGGGAATCGTGAGTAACACGTGGTCTTGAGGCACATTACCCTCTATCATTTTCCTCACCTCCTTCAACTCTTCTCGTGTTTGAAGTAGTGTCCTCGCTAGGACTTGAATCTCACGTAGTACTGTACCAGTGTATTCCAGTTGATACAGTTTTACGTCAGAGAAGTCTCCCTTAGAGAACTTCTCCAATCTCTCCTCGCTCAACTTCTCCTCGTCGCTCACGAGGAAGAGAGCTCTCCTTAACCTGTTCTCTTGTTTCGTTTGCACATCATTCATGAAGAGGTAGAGTGATACTAACTCTTTCAAGGGGTTGTTAACGTATTCTCTAGCCTTATTTACCATGTTTTCAAGTTTTTCTGCGTCGTAAAAATCTGTTTTCTTTCCCCTTACGTCCTTTTCTTTCCATAGCAAGGCTGACTAGTAGGACTTTCACTCCTCTTTCTTTGAAGTATTGGCAAGGTCTCGTTGAGTATACTCCGGTGGGTTCTATTACGATGATGTTTGGCTTCATGGTTAGTATTTCTTCGTAGCCCTTCTCGTTGTTTGTGAACTTTCTCACCCTCCCCTTACTTGTTACCAAGTGTTCTTTTGATACGTCTATTCCAATTACCCCTACCCTTGTGTCACACCTATATTCGTGAATATTTTCACAATGTTCAGTCCGACTGTAGGGGCTCGTCACGCCTTCACCCGAAGACTTGGCTTCAGTTACGAGGTCGACCATTTTTCCCCAGCTGAGGAGAATATTACTCTCCCCAGCTAATTAACCTATATATAAGTCTACGAGGAGTTCGACGGAGAGTACACTACCAACAGCAAGAGACATAAGAAGGAAGAGCAGGTTAATTTCAGACTTCTGGTATATGGTAAGGAAATCGTTAAGAAGAAGAGGAAGGCCGTGATGTATTTCGCAAGAGCAACCAACCTCGACTTGACCAAGAGGGAAGTGCTGGAGCTTTACAACAAGGTTAGGGGTCCCATTGAGACGTCTTACAAGAATATCAAGACCTTCCTTCCCTTCACGAGCTCCACCAAGTTCGTCTTTCGCGAGTTGATCTTCGTACTGGCCATGGTCTTCTACTCGCTTTACACCGTGTTCAAGGACGTCATGAGAAGAGAGGAGTTTAGATTGCTTTCATCCTCTGTTTTCTAGATGATCTATCGGATCTTGAGGATTTTCTAGTTAAACTTGAGAAGACACTTAATAACAAGATAGATTTATTTTTACGGAGGTGATTTTGGGTCTACCGGTTACGGTAGACCCAAAATCATTTTACAAAAAATAATTTTGGTTGGGTAATATCAGATTCTGAAAAATAATAGAATTTATAGCTTTGACAAGAACGCAATTAATTGAAGAAAGATTTAAGGTGAGGAAGCCGGTATTATCACGTGGTGAAGACAAGGTGATAACACCTGGTCTTCCTCACCAAAATAATCTACAACAAGTAGGGTATAAATTACTTTCCATGTTGAGCTTCAAGGGAAGAAAGGCGGAGGAGGTATCGAGAGTTCTGGTCTCCGCGTGCTTGTGGAACGACTCCGTGGAAAGCAAGTCCAAAGGGTATAACGTGTCACCACAGACCGTGAGGAACTACGTGGAGGAGCAGGGAACTGAGGTGATCGAGAAGCTATTAGAGTCCATGAGGAGGATTTCCATGGAGATACTCAAGGGAGTGAAGGAAGTCGACATCTCCATAGACTGGACAACCAAGACGTGGTATGGTAAGCCGGTGGAGGGACTGGGTAGTTCAGCCAAGGGGAACTCGTGGAACTACGCTACCGCGACCACGAAGTATCAGAATATGGTGCTCCTCCTAGCTTTCGTTCCCCAAGTTAACGGGATGAGCAAGGATGAGATCGTGAAGCTTCTCATGGAGCAAATTGTGGGAATGGGCTTCAAGGTGGGGCTCGTAACCTTGGACGCGGGATTCTACACCGTGGAAGTCCTCAAGTTCATATCGCAGTTCAAGTTCGTGATAGGAGTCCCTGTGGGGGACGTGAAGATCTACGAGGAGTTCGACGGAGAGTACACGACAAACAGTAAGAGGCATAAGAAGGAAGAGCAGGTCAAGTTCAGACTCCTGGTGTATGGTAAGGAAATCGTTAAGAAGAGGAAGAAGACCGTGGTGTACTTCGCGAGGGCGACCAACCTCGACCTACCCAAGAGGGAAGTGCTGAAGTTGTACAACAAGGTTAGGAGTCCCATTGAGACGTCTTACAGGAACATCAAGGCCTTCCTTCCCTTCACGAGCTCCACCAAGTTCATCTTCCGCGAGTTGATCTTCGTGCTGGCCATGATCTTCTACTCGCTTTACACCGTGTTTAAGAACGTCATGACAAGAGAGGAGTTTAGATTGCTGCTCATCCTCTGCTTTCTAGACGATTTATCTGATCTAAAGGATTTTATATTTAATCTTGAGGAAACACTTATTAATACTATAGATTTATTTTTATGGAGGTGATTTTGGGTCTACCGGTTAGGGCAGGGTAGTTCACTTGATGTGCAAAAGGAATTATCCTATAACAAACTGATGTGTTTTTACCTTATTGTCTTCTAAGATTATATAGGCCGCATGGAGCATTCCCAAATTGTATTCACTACCAGGGTTAATAATGATAGTCTTATTTATCTTATCGAAAGCTCTTGACTCATGAATATGTCCGTGAATACCTAATAATGGTTGAAACTCCTCTTCTAACTTTCTTATTGACATTGAACCTACGTGAGTCATTACTATTTCGCCGTTTTTCACTACTGGTTTTAATGTTTTATCCAATAGAGGAGCGTTATCTAAATTTGTACCATATGGGGGAGCGTGTAAGTTGAAAATTGTCTTAGCGGGATTCCCGACTTTCTCTATTATCCGCTTTAGGTTAGAGTATATTTGATCTTCTGTCATTTCCCTTGGAGTGTTCCATGGTGTTGGATTAACATAACCGAAAGTGATCATTTCGTATCCGTTTATATTGACAATTTCTCCCTCACACTTTACCATTCTTTCACTTTTGGTTATAACATCAAACATGTATAATGGATCATCATTGCCTAAATTAGTGTAAATTTTTAGGTTTGTTCCTTTCAGCTTCTCTTCAGCTATTCTATCCCATTCTTGTAATCTTTCTAATATTACTCTCTTAAACTCTTCATCTAATGATTTCCGATTCTCATTTAGTTCTGTAAGACCTTTTTGGTCGACTATCGTATAGTAAACCCCAGAAGATTTATATTTCTTGATAATTTCATCTACACCCTCTTTTCCCACAATTTTATCTTCTATCTTAAACTTGCTATTTCCTATATCTATTATTGGGACTAATGATTTACCTGCTAGATCTCCTCCTATAATTAACGTATCGGCTTTCGTCATTAAAGCAGCATTAAGGAATTTTCTGAAAGCGGTTTCAGAACCGTGAAGGTCACTTGTAAACAATATCTTAAGGCCTCCTATCTTGTTTGAATCTGGATTATTCCTTTTAAATAGTCCCACAAGTGTTAGACTCTGATTAACTTGTATTTAAAATTAAATATCAAAAAAGAAGATGAAAAAGATAAAGAAAAGAGTTAACTTATTCCGGCGGTATTTCCTCAAAAATTAAGTTCATATGTATCCCTCTTTTCTTATTAATGATGTAAGAGATAGCGTAAATCATAATTCCGCTTGTATATATTATTACTAATGAAAGTATTGTGGGGAAGTTTATTGGTAGCAATACAGGGTTTCCCCAAGTTTGATATAACGCAAAAAGAAGGAATCCAAACTCAGGAAATCCTATCAGAGATACTAGGGGGATTCCACTTATATTTTTGATATGCACGACCTTGTTGAAGAAGTTCTTCTTCACGAAAGGTGATAATGCAGTAGTTAGGGCGAAGATTCCATAGCTTATTTCGAATATTACTGTTACATCTACAATTGATATTACTGTTACATATGCGTAAAGTAGTACTCCTATTAAACCAACAATTACAGTAATTATGGTTGAAATTAGTGGTATATGGAACTTTTCATTTACATCAGCTAACCTCTCTGGCATTATCCTATCAAACGCCCATGCAAACAGATATCTGGTTAAGGAGATAACTAAGGGTGGATTGCTGTAGAAATTAGGTAACCAGAAGGCTATCCACATTACAATGTATAATAATATACTATGGTTTACTAATAAGGCGAAAAAAGGGGTGAATGTACCCATACTACTTAGATCATTATAAACTGTGCTATTTAACGAATTTGTGGAAATGTATGACCAAGACGTTAAGAATCTCTCACCAAAGGCATGAAGATTAAGGGAGGTAAATAGAATATAATAGACTCCTATGAATAGTACTGCAATGATTATACCTAGTAGTGAATTATACTTTACTTTCTTCATCTCTCCGCTCCAAGATGCTGGTAAATTATACCATACGTAATAATACCATACTACTGGAATTGCTAGTAATGCTCCATAAAATGGAGATACAAAATTTAAGCCGTTTGAAGTAGCAGTGGATATCACTTCGTTATACGCATTACTTACCCCAGTAAAAGATGATAACGCATCAGAGAATTGTGAAGGAGTTATTAACGCTAAAGCCACGAATGTTACTATTGTTGAGAGTATTGATACAATACCAGTTATAAATACAAAACTCCAACCATATTTTCCTATTGAGGCTATAATTGCTCCAATAATCAATATTATTATGCCTATTATTACACTTCCTAGAGTTGTGGTAAAAAATGAGCCTAAGTTTATTAATGTTTGGTTATTGTAAAAGACCCCTAAACCACTAAATAAATAAGCAAACCATTGTGCTCCTAAATAACTATATAGCCCTAAGGATAGTGCAAAGGCCACCCATAAGGCCCAATAATTGACAAACGCCACCAATGGATGTGACGATCTAGCTTGAAATACGTAATCCCCACCTGACCTAGGGGTGGAGACAGACGCTAAGTAAAAAAGAAATGCCATTCCTAAGGTCGGTAATAGTGATATTAAATATGATAAGGTCCAATTTGCACCCGGCGCAAGATATAACCATGAAACTATTAATATAGGTATTCCACCCGTTACTAGTCCAAATGTAGCGAAAAAGGACGCCCAAGGACTAACTTCCCTTACTAAACCAGAAGATTGTCTTATGAAAACAGATTGGCTCTTATCTGGCATTTTAAGTAATGTGGTATATAAAAGTGCTTAAAAATCTTACTACTATCAAATTTTTAGAATATTTAAATTCACGAGCACTTGGTTATCTTTTTTCAATGAGGATACATAACTTAGCAAATGGAAAACTTAAATTACTATCTTCAGTTTTTATTTAATATTCTTCACGATTACTATATTTTCACTAATAACGATTGTACTAGTTTAAACTGTATCTGTTTTAGAAATTATTACAACTTTATAGATTCTTGTCAAGAAGAGCGCTTAGACTGTAACACATTTGCATAACTTTTAAATACTTTTAATCATTTCACAATATGATCTTTATTATGATTATGTTTATATATTATTTCCTCTACATTATAAATTGATGAACTCCATACTGATGACGGGCTATGCTCACGAGGTATTGGGGGCGACAAATACGGATGGGAGGGTAGTGGTGTTTCCCTCGACTAGCCCCAATGAGTTGAGGGTGAGTGTGTATGAGCCCTCAAGAGGGGTGCCCGTGGCGGAATTAGAAGTGGTTAAAAGTAAGCAGAAGTTACGCCACGGGTAAACACTAAATATCGGTAGCTGATCATTTTTAAACAGTGCTAGATAAGTTAGTATATGGAAGAAAATTTAGACAGTAGTGTATTGGAAGCTCCAATAATTAACGTAACTCCACCAGGTTCTAAATCACTTAAGTTGTTAAAAGACCAAGAAGAGTATGAAACTTCAGCTATAAACTACCCTAAGTACTTTAAGATAGCAATAGATAAGGCTCAAGGTTCAACAGTAACTGATGTTGATGGTAATGTGTATATAGATCTGGTTACCGGTATATCTGTTGTCAATCTAGGTCATAATAATCCCTTTGTGAGGAAGAGAGTTCAAGAACAGTTAGAAAAGGTTTGGCACACATTAGAGGTACCTACGGAAATTAGGGTTAACTTTAGTAAAAAATTATTATCAACTCTAGGAATGAGAGCTAAATTATTATTTACTACAACTGGGGCAGATGCGGTGGAAGCTGCAGTAAAGATAGCTAGATTCATAACTGGAAAGAAGACTATAATTGCATTTGAGGGGTCTTATCATGGAATAACTGCCGGTACTTTGGGTCTCACCGGTGCTAATAGATTTAAGGAATTTCAGCCATTTTTTGATGATAGAGTAGTAAAGTTTCCATATCCATATCCTTATAGGTGCCCATTCAAAGACTGTCTGAACGAGACATTAAGCTTACTAGACTATGCAATGTCAAATCCGGGTTATTTAGGAGGAGATGTAGCTGGTATATTAGTGGAGCCAATACAAGGAGAAGGTGGCTATGTAGTTCCACCTAAGGGTTTCCTTAAAGGCCTAAAAGAACTAGCTGAAAAGTATTCAGTACCACTAATAGTAGATGAAGTACAGACTGGTGTGGGAAGGACTGGAAAAATGTGGGCTTATCAGTGGGAAAATATTGAACCGGATATAGTGACAATTTCCAAAGCAATAGGTGAGGGAATACCAGTTTCAATGGTAGCATATAGGGAAGACTTTGATAAACTACCAACTGGGTTTCACCTCGGTACCTACAGAGGAAATCCCTTAGGACTTGCAGCCGGGTTAGCTTCTTTAGAATTCATAGAGAGTCATAACATCCTTTCCAGAGTTGAGAGATTGGGTAGGAAAGCCTTAGAATTATTGAAAGAAGTTCAAAATCCACATGTAGGCGATATAAGGGGTTTGGGCTTTATGATAGGAATAGAGTTAGTTAAGGACAGTAAGGAACCATGGAGCGAAGGAACAAAGGTAGTTATAGAACGAGCGTTAAAGAGAGGGTTGTTGGTTTATAAGGCAGGTAGATGGGACAACGTAATAAGGTTAATGCCACCATTAACTATCCCAGAGTCATTACTTGATAGGGCAATAGAAATTTTAAAGATAATACTTAACACACTTTAGCATTTTTTTAAAAAATGTATAATTGTTTGTGTGTTAAAGCTTATTATTCTTATTTAACTCTAGATACATGGATGCTTGATGGAGAAGTCTAAAAAGGGAGCATTCTTAAGGGAATCATCTGGATTAGTAAGAGAATTTGGTATCCTAGACGCCCTATGGTTTAATATAGCTTTACTTGGTTTGCTATTTTCAACATATTACGTTGCCTCCACTGGACCTCTAGTTGGTGGAAATCCTTTATTAGGTTTACTACTACCTATAGTTGGATTTTTCCTAGTGGGAATTATATTTTCATACGTTGGCTCTAAGGTTCCTAGAGTTGCAGCTGATTATGTTTATGTGAGTAGAAATTTGCATCCCGCACTAGGTTTCGTAGGTAACGCTGGATACTTTTTGGCTACTGTACCCTTATTTATGGGAATAACTGGAATAACACTACAAACATTTGGTCTAATACCCTTACTAACAATCTTAGGCTACTATACTCATAATCCTTCTCTGATAGTAGTAGGCTCGCAAATAGATAGTAATCCATATTTGATAATGGTGATAGGTGCAGTTGAGATAGTTATCATGTCCTTAATTCCGATCTTTGGAAATAAAGTATATAGAGCTTTCCAATGGATAGCAATACCTTTAGCTTTAATAGCTGCTATAGGAATGATAATAGTAGAGGCATCAGTTCCGCACTCTTTAGCAATAGCTAGATTAAACAACTTTGCGTCGGTTTATGCAAATGTATCAAACCTATATGCAAATGTAACGTCATCTAATGCTCCAGTTCCCGCTTATTATAATATCTATAACATTATTTCATTAAATCCAGTTTACGTAGTAGGATTCTCCTATATAATTAACACTATCTATGTAGCAGGTGAAGTAAGGAATCCAAAAAGAAGTATGCCAATAAGTATCTTAGGAACACTGATTATAACTGGGTTCATATTTACGGCTGCGTTAGCCCTTGAATATAACCAGTTTGGATACGACTTTACCACTAAAATGATGTATCTAAGTATAGTTCAAGGTACTCTGCCAATACCGACTCCATATCTAGATTTACTGGAGGGCATAGCAAGTGGGAACATCGTATTGGGTGTACTCTTTGCCTTAGCTAGTATAGTACAACTACTAATGTACTTATCTGCAGCGTCTTTCGTAGGAAGTAGATTACTATTCTCTTACGCTATGGATAGAATTATGCCAGATTTTGTAGGCGATGTTAGCGAAAAAAGGCATGTTCCCATTAAGGCAATAATCCTTTCAATGATAGCTGGACTCATTGGGTTAACAGTGTTTACATTACCTGTCACCTCAGCGGGAGCGTTTTTACTCTCTAGTGTTGCCGTTGCAATACTAATGCTATTTCCGATGGCAATATTATCAATAGCAGTACTGAAGACGGAGAAGAATGAAAACAAGATAAGAATTATTGCTGCGTTATCTATAATTTATCTAATTTACACATTTTATCAGTATCTAACCGTCCCCGCTATAGGTGCAGATTCCATAGTAGGCTATGGCATACTCGCTGGTTCAATAGTAATATTGTTTATAATATTCTATGTGGCTAAATTTATAAGAGCTCGTCAAGGAATTGATTTCAACCTAATTTTCAAGGAGATTCCTCCTGAGTGAACTAGTATGGCTAAAGATATTAAATTAATGTTTGTTACTGACATTCACGGTTCTGATATTGTTTTTAGAAAAGCCATAAACGCAGCACATATGTTTAAAGTTAATTATCTTGTTTTTGGAGGTGATCTAGTAGGTAAAGGAGTTGTCTTATTAAATAAAAAGGTAGATGAGTATCTCACCCTTGACAATAAATTAATAACTAAGGAAGAGGTAGAAGAAATAAAGAGAAATGGTTATTATATATACATATTGGAAAATAGAAAAGGAATGGAAGATTTTAATGAGGTCACTATAAACAGAATTTACGTTGATTTAGTAAGTCAACAACTAAATAGCTGGTTTAAGATAGTTAGAGAAAGATTAGAAGAAACCAAGGTCATTTGGAATTTGGGGAACGATGACCCTTTTTTCGTTGATGATATTTTTAAAAATAACGATATCGAAATTAAGGAGATAATTGAGATTGATACTTCAAGT belongs to Saccharolobus solfataricus and includes:
- a CDS encoding metallophosphoesterase family protein, which codes for MAKDIKLMFVTDIHGSDIVFRKAINAAHMFKVNYLVFGGDLVGKGVVLLNKKVDEYLTLDNKLITKEEVEEIKRNGYYIYILENRKGMEDFNEVTINRIYVDLVSQQLNSWFKIVRERLEETKVIWNLGNDDPFFVDDIFKNNDIEIKEIIEIDTSSSPLFMLNYAHTNETPYKSYRVAPEYIIYNKGHEMLKKINETKNVIFNFHAPPYNTRLDNAYVNGQWIHVGSRSVRELEEKFQPLLGLHGHIHESSAIDKIGKTLVINPGSMYSEGVLKYAIITISKEVKGISVGYRIKGYVLSQG
- a CDS encoding aspartate aminotransferase family protein is translated as MEENLDSSVLEAPIINVTPPGSKSLKLLKDQEEYETSAINYPKYFKIAIDKAQGSTVTDVDGNVYIDLVTGISVVNLGHNNPFVRKRVQEQLEKVWHTLEVPTEIRVNFSKKLLSTLGMRAKLLFTTTGADAVEAAVKIARFITGKKTIIAFEGSYHGITAGTLGLTGANRFKEFQPFFDDRVVKFPYPYPYRCPFKDCLNETLSLLDYAMSNPGYLGGDVAGILVEPIQGEGGYVVPPKGFLKGLKELAEKYSVPLIVDEVQTGVGRTGKMWAYQWENIEPDIVTISKAIGEGIPVSMVAYREDFDKLPTGFHLGTYRGNPLGLAAGLASLEFIESHNILSRVERLGRKALELLKEVQNPHVGDIRGLGFMIGIELVKDSKEPWSEGTKVVIERALKRGLLVYKAGRWDNVIRLMPPLTIPESLLDRAIEILKIILNTL
- a CDS encoding amino acid permease: MEKSKKGAFLRESSGLVREFGILDALWFNIALLGLLFSTYYVASTGPLVGGNPLLGLLLPIVGFFLVGIIFSYVGSKVPRVAADYVYVSRNLHPALGFVGNAGYFLATVPLFMGITGITLQTFGLIPLLTILGYYTHNPSLIVVGSQIDSNPYLIMVIGAVEIVIMSLIPIFGNKVYRAFQWIAIPLALIAAIGMIIVEASVPHSLAIARLNNFASVYANVSNLYANVTSSNAPVPAYYNIYNIISLNPVYVVGFSYIINTIYVAGEVRNPKRSMPISILGTLIITGFIFTAALALEYNQFGYDFTTKMMYLSIVQGTLPIPTPYLDLLEGIASGNIVLGVLFALASIVQLLMYLSAASFVGSRLLFSYAMDRIMPDFVGDVSEKRHVPIKAIILSMIAGLIGLTVFTLPVTSAGAFLLSSVAVAILMLFPMAILSIAVLKTEKNENKIRIIAALSIIYLIYTFYQYLTVPAIGADSIVGYGILAGSIVILFIIFYVAKFIRARQGIDFNLIFKEIPPE